One Scytonema millei VB511283 genomic window carries:
- the crtH gene encoding carotenoid isomerase, whose product MPAVLPAANPHPSPLTPHSSFDAIIIGSGIGGLVTATQLAAKGAKVLVLERYLIPGGSAGYFEREGYRFDVGASMIFGFGTQGTTNLLTKALAAVDVSLETTPDPVQVQYHLPKGLDLKVHRNYEKFLQELTAYFPHERQGIRKFYNECWKVFNCLNSMDLLSLEEPRYLTRVFFQHPLSCLGLAKYLPQNVGDVARRYIKDPQLLQFIDMECYIWSVVPADMTPMINAGMVFSDRHYGGINYPKGGVGQIALKLVEGLEKAGGKIQYEARVTNILTENGRAVGVQLASGEVYRAKRVVSNATRWDTFEKLLPAEKMPPSEQKWQQRYQKSPGFLNLHLGVKADVLAPGTECHHVLLEDWSKMEAAEGTIFVSIPTLLDSQLAPDGYHIVHTFTPSWIEDWQGLSPTQYEQKKEDAAGRLIDRLEKIFPGLDAGLDYMEVGTPRTHRRFLGRDDGTYGPIPQRKLLGLLGMPFNRTAVPGLYCVGDSTFPGQGLNAVAFSGFACAHRIAVDLGL is encoded by the coding sequence ATGCCTGCCGTTCTACCTGCCGCTAACCCTCACCCCTCACCCCTCACTCCTCACTCCTCATTTGATGCCATCATCATCGGCTCAGGCATTGGGGGATTGGTGACAGCAACTCAACTAGCAGCCAAAGGCGCTAAAGTCCTAGTATTAGAGCGCTACTTGATTCCTGGTGGTAGTGCGGGATACTTCGAGCGAGAAGGCTACCGTTTTGATGTTGGGGCATCAATGATTTTTGGCTTCGGGACGCAAGGCACGACCAACTTACTGACTAAAGCCTTAGCCGCAGTTGATGTGAGCCTGGAAACAACTCCCGATCCCGTGCAAGTTCAATACCATTTACCCAAAGGTTTAGACTTAAAAGTTCACCGCAATTATGAGAAGTTTTTGCAAGAACTGACAGCCTATTTTCCCCACGAGCGCCAAGGCATCCGCAAATTTTACAACGAGTGCTGGAAAGTTTTCAACTGTCTCAACAGTATGGACTTGCTATCGTTAGAAGAACCTCGGTATTTGACGCGAGTTTTCTTCCAGCATCCTTTATCGTGTTTGGGGTTGGCTAAGTATTTGCCTCAAAATGTCGGCGATGTGGCACGACGCTACATTAAAGACCCACAGTTGTTGCAGTTTATTGACATGGAGTGCTACATCTGGTCGGTCGTACCTGCCGATATGACACCGATGATTAATGCAGGGATGGTGTTTTCAGACAGACACTATGGCGGGATTAATTACCCTAAAGGGGGTGTGGGTCAAATTGCACTGAAATTAGTAGAGGGGTTAGAAAAGGCTGGCGGGAAAATTCAGTATGAAGCGAGGGTAACAAATATTCTGACTGAAAACGGACGTGCGGTAGGCGTGCAACTGGCATCAGGAGAAGTCTATCGCGCCAAGCGCGTTGTTTCTAATGCAACTCGTTGGGATACATTTGAAAAATTACTGCCAGCCGAGAAAATGCCTCCCTCGGAACAGAAATGGCAACAAAGATATCAAAAATCTCCTGGTTTTCTCAATTTGCACTTAGGAGTTAAAGCAGATGTGTTAGCACCAGGAACGGAATGCCACCATGTTTTATTAGAAGATTGGAGCAAGATGGAGGCAGCAGAAGGAACGATTTTTGTTTCGATTCCAACTTTATTAGATTCCCAGTTAGCGCCTGATGGATATCATATCGTCCACACTTTTACCCCCAGTTGGATAGAGGACTGGCAAGGGTTATCGCCGACTCAGTACGAACAGAAGAAAGAAGATGCAGCTGGACGTTTGATCGATCGCCTCGAAAAGATTTTTCCTGGTTTAGATGCGGGTTTAGACTATATGGAGGTAGGCACGCCTCGCACTCATCGCCGCTTTTTAGGACGAGACGACGGGACGTATGGACCCATACCTCAGCGTAAGTTATTGGGATTGTTAGGAATGCCGTTTAATCGCACGGCTGTACCTGGATTGTATTGCGTTGGTGATAGTACATTTCCAGGGCAAGGATTGAATGCAGTCGCATTTTCAGGATTTGCTTGCGCCCATAGAATTGCCGTAGATTTGGGTTTGTAA
- the mazG gene encoding nucleoside triphosphate pyrophosphohydrolase yields the protein MTNDKIAALQDLINVVAKLRSPDGGCPWDLAQTPETLIPYVTEEAYEVVDAIRSGDKNAIAEELGDLLLQVVLQAQIASESNDFSLAEVAEGITQKLIRRHPHVFGDITVENVEQVRQNWEEIKAAEKGESPIAAEKLTNKLLRYARTLPPLTAGMKISRKAAAVGFEWDNVEGVWEKFNEELAEFQQAIAQESPARQQEELGDLLFVIINLARWYDLDPDAALQGTNQRFIQRLSHVETLAGRPLTDYSLEELETLWQRAKAQLNRSDNLP from the coding sequence ATGACAAATGACAAAATCGCCGCCCTACAAGATCTAATTAATGTAGTAGCCAAATTACGATCGCCTGATGGTGGTTGTCCTTGGGATTTAGCCCAAACACCAGAAACATTAATTCCCTACGTGACGGAAGAAGCTTATGAGGTCGTTGACGCAATTCGGAGTGGAGATAAAAATGCGATCGCCGAAGAACTAGGCGATTTACTATTACAAGTCGTCCTGCAAGCTCAAATCGCTTCAGAATCAAATGATTTTAGCCTTGCAGAAGTTGCCGAAGGCATTACCCAAAAACTAATTCGTCGCCATCCTCACGTCTTTGGCGATATCACTGTAGAAAACGTCGAACAAGTGCGGCAAAATTGGGAAGAAATCAAAGCTGCTGAAAAAGGTGAATCGCCAATTGCAGCAGAAAAACTGACCAATAAACTTTTACGATATGCGCGAACACTCCCACCCCTCACCGCTGGAATGAAGATTTCACGCAAAGCTGCGGCAGTCGGTTTTGAATGGGACAATGTAGAAGGAGTCTGGGAAAAATTTAACGAAGAATTGGCAGAATTTCAACAGGCGATCGCTCAAGAATCTCCCGCAAGGCAACAAGAAGAACTGGGAGATTTGCTATTTGTCATTATTAACCTGGCACGGTGGTACGATCTCGATCCTGATGCAGCCTTACAAGGTACAAATCAGCGTTTTATTCAGCGCTTATCTCATGTAGAAACATTAGCAGGTCGTCCCCTAACAGATTACTCTTTAGAAGAATTAGAAACTCTCTGGCAGCGTGCCAAAGCTCAGCTAAATCGGTCAGATAATTTGCCGTAA
- the upp gene encoding uracil phosphoribosyltransferase: MTLQLRVYVPPHPLIQHWLGVARDADTPSVLFKSAMTELGRWLTYEAVREWLPTEELTVQTPLATCPATMINPTVPIAIVPILRAGLALLEPAQTVLPIASIYHLGLVRNEETLEASCYLNKLPAQFPPGTRVLITEPMLATGGSITMAMSELTKRGVDPALTRIISIVAAPPALQKLSVAYPGLVVYTATIDEGVNSQGFIVPGLGDAGDRTFGT, from the coding sequence ATGACATTGCAACTGCGCGTTTACGTTCCTCCCCACCCGTTAATTCAGCACTGGTTGGGTGTTGCTCGCGATGCTGATACTCCTTCTGTGCTATTTAAAAGCGCAATGACAGAACTAGGACGATGGTTGACCTACGAAGCAGTACGTGAATGGTTGCCAACAGAGGAATTAACCGTGCAAACGCCTCTAGCGACTTGTCCGGCAACGATGATTAATCCGACAGTGCCGATCGCGATCGTCCCAATTTTACGAGCGGGGTTAGCATTGCTAGAGCCAGCGCAAACTGTACTACCTATAGCATCGATTTACCATCTCGGTTTGGTGCGTAATGAAGAGACGTTAGAAGCAAGTTGCTATCTGAATAAATTACCAGCTCAGTTCCCACCTGGGACGCGGGTGTTGATTACCGAACCGATGTTGGCAACGGGAGGTTCGATTACGATGGCAATGAGCGAACTGACTAAACGTGGAGTCGATCCGGCGCTAACACGAATAATTTCCATTGTTGCCGCTCCCCCAGCTTTACAAAAATTAAGTGTGGCGTATCCCGGCTTGGTTGTATATACTGCAACCATTGATGAGGGAGTGAATAGCCAAGGATTTATCGTGCCAGGATTGGGAGACGCAGGCGATCGCACCTTCGGTACATAA
- a CDS encoding metal-binding protein: MPSGQTHDRITLWSLPVIAGIAFGQTQSGNITLILSGAYLFSGLMFGPDLDLYSRQYQRWGCVRWIWIPYQKTVKHRSILSHGFAIGTILRLVYLAIWLSILGLFFLGIAQFAWNIGWHWQTLWETVKRSLTRHTTEWIALCLGLELGAMSHVISDWSHSTYKRQQKQKSRNLPPRRGKIVRKKETGDRRELRKLREQRKSRKS; the protein is encoded by the coding sequence ATGCCCTCTGGTCAAACTCACGATCGCATTACTCTCTGGAGTTTACCTGTCATCGCCGGGATCGCCTTCGGACAAACTCAGAGCGGCAACATTACATTAATCCTATCCGGGGCATATTTATTTAGTGGACTGATGTTTGGTCCCGACTTAGATCTCTACTCCCGACAGTACCAGCGTTGGGGTTGCGTGCGCTGGATTTGGATACCCTATCAAAAAACTGTCAAACACCGTTCTATACTGTCTCACGGATTCGCGATCGGCACGATCCTCCGCCTTGTCTACCTTGCCATCTGGTTAAGTATTTTAGGACTTTTCTTTTTGGGAATCGCTCAATTCGCGTGGAATATAGGATGGCACTGGCAAACCTTGTGGGAAACGGTCAAGCGATCGCTAACTCGTCACACCACCGAATGGATCGCGCTCTGTCTCGGACTAGAATTAGGAGCGATGAGCCACGTTATCAGCGATTGGAGCCATTCTACCTATAAACGCCAGCAGAAACAAAAAAGCCGCAATCTCCCACCGCGACGTGGCAAAATAGTCAGAAAAAAGGAGACAGGAGATAGAAGAGAGCTGAGGAAGCTGAGGGAGCAAAGGAAAAGTCGTAAGTCATAA
- the xylB gene encoding xylulokinase encodes MADVVIGLDLGTGGVRAIAVDLQGKSIAQTTRSYPLLTPQPGWTEQNPTDWVAASLDALSELTQRLNGHPAIALGLSGQMHGMVPLDADGKVIRAAILWNDQRTGKAVDAIETAIGRQELIQRTGNPAITGFQLPKVVWLQTDEPQAYDRLQQILLPKDYLGYVLTGEAVTEPSDASGTGCLNLAQRQWDADILNALKIEPRLFPAVVESTAIAGRLKSEIASRTGLPAGLPVVAGGGDNAAAAIGLGISSRHLNRGSLSIGTSGVIFVPCDRPIPDPEGRVHLFCHADGGYHLLGVTLAAGGALRWYKDTFASKLAFTDLMEMAERSLPGARGVLFLPHLAGERSPHLDPDTRGAWVNLSLAHTQADLVRAVLEGVAFSLRTAMEIVSEITPVRQLLATGGGARSNTWLRILADILQAELIAPASEEGAAYGAAILAMVGVGAYPNLEVAFEILPQDSKVVQPEANPAYEAAFGRYSLLYEALKAVR; translated from the coding sequence TTGGCTGACGTTGTTATCGGTTTAGATTTGGGTACGGGAGGGGTACGAGCGATCGCCGTCGATCTTCAAGGGAAATCGATCGCTCAGACGACAAGAAGCTATCCCCTGTTAACGCCACAACCAGGTTGGACTGAGCAAAACCCTACTGATTGGGTTGCAGCTAGTTTAGATGCTCTATCAGAACTAACGCAAAGATTGAACGGACACCCAGCGATCGCCTTGGGTTTGTCTGGACAAATGCATGGCATGGTGCCGCTGGATGCAGATGGTAAAGTCATTAGAGCGGCTATTTTGTGGAACGACCAGCGCACGGGTAAAGCGGTTGATGCAATTGAAACTGCAATTGGGCGACAAGAGTTAATTCAACGCACAGGAAATCCAGCCATTACGGGATTCCAACTACCAAAGGTAGTATGGTTGCAGACAGACGAACCGCAAGCATACGATCGCCTACAGCAGATTCTTTTGCCAAAAGACTATCTCGGATACGTGCTGACAGGAGAGGCAGTGACAGAGCCTTCGGACGCATCCGGTACGGGATGTTTGAATCTGGCGCAGAGACAATGGGATGCAGACATACTGAATGCCCTGAAAATCGAGCCACGCCTATTTCCTGCTGTAGTTGAGTCTACCGCGATCGCCGGACGGTTGAAATCGGAAATAGCTAGTCGTACGGGATTACCTGCTGGATTACCTGTGGTTGCGGGTGGTGGCGACAATGCAGCGGCGGCGATTGGCTTGGGTATTTCGTCTCGTCATTTAAACCGAGGCAGTCTCAGTATCGGCACGTCAGGAGTTATTTTTGTCCCGTGCGATCGCCCGATTCCCGATCCTGAAGGGCGAGTGCATTTATTTTGCCATGCTGACGGTGGATATCACTTACTAGGAGTAACACTAGCGGCTGGTGGGGCGCTGCGTTGGTACAAAGATACATTTGCCTCAAAGCTTGCCTTTACCGATTTGATGGAGATGGCAGAGCGATCGCTACCTGGTGCGCGTGGGGTGTTATTTCTCCCCCATTTAGCTGGAGAACGCAGCCCCCACCTCGATCCTGATACTCGCGGGGCTTGGGTTAACCTGTCGTTGGCTCATACACAGGCAGATCTGGTTCGTGCCGTCTTAGAGGGGGTTGCATTTAGCTTGCGAACGGCAATGGAGATCGTCAGTGAGATTACGCCCGTTCGTCAACTCTTGGCAACGGGTGGAGGCGCGAGATCTAACACTTGGTTGCGGATTTTAGCAGACATTTTACAAGCAGAACTGATTGCTCCCGCTTCGGAAGAAGGAGCCGCTTATGGAGCCGCTATTCTAGCAATGGTAGGAGTTGGCGCTTATCCAAATTTGGAGGTGGCATTTGAGATCTTGCCCCAAGATAGTAAAGTCGTACAGCCAGAAGCAAATCCTGCATACGAGGCAGCATTCGGGCGATACAGCTTGCTATACGAAGCCCTCAAAGCCGTCCGCTGA
- a CDS encoding YggT family protein: protein MSSTQLLVNTLATFIQIYSVLIIIRVLLTWFPSIDWYNQPFAALSQITDPYLNLFRSIIPPLGGIDISPILAILLLNLAGSLVGGLSGSPTMGF, encoded by the coding sequence ATGAGTTCAACCCAGCTACTTGTAAATACACTTGCAACCTTCATCCAAATTTATTCTGTTCTCATTATTATTCGGGTCTTGCTGACCTGGTTCCCCAGTATTGACTGGTACAATCAGCCTTTTGCAGCGTTGAGCCAGATTACAGACCCCTACTTAAACTTGTTTCGCTCAATTATCCCGCCTCTAGGTGGGATTGATATTTCTCCCATCTTGGCAATCCTTTTACTCAATTTGGCGGGTAGTTTGGTCGGTGGACTGAGTGGATCTCCGACAATGGGTTTTTAA